Proteins co-encoded in one Corylus avellana chromosome ca9, CavTom2PMs-1.0 genomic window:
- the LOC132162593 gene encoding ethylene-insensitive protein 2.1 isoform X2, producing MEAESFNSNHLLGSPNRLLPAVVPVLLISIGYVDPGKWAATVEGGARFGSDLVVLMLVFNFAAILCQYLSARIGLVTGKDLAQQYQGSTNISKDALCHNHFVAILCVFSGIYLVNYVLMVSAANVFNSTGLVVLTFQEAISLMEQVFRIPIAPFAYLLVLFFSNQITSLTWSLSGRVVLQDFLKLDIPIWLHCATIRVIAVVPALYCVWSSGSDGMYQLLILTQVIVALLLPSSVIPLFRVAASRSIMGVYKISQFVEFLALITFIGMLGLKLMFVVEMAFGNSDWVGNLRWNMGSSMSFSYIVLLFTACASLCLMLWLLATPLKSASAKLDAQVWNWDTPKAVPDPSTEREETDLTGAGYYGEASVQMQEPSPAEGKGLQSHSDIPVADLDHNLPETIMEPDQELHLTTVEENRSNATFPSSPTFGLEESGTTGESVPVSTVSSEVSDVKLLDSGTVKTGSMDPVENVEIEGDLQTEKDDDEGDTWEAEESSKGVSGSTQSLTSEGPGSFRSLSGKGDEGGSGAGSLSRLAGLGRAARRQLAQVLDEFWGQLYDFHGQATQEAKAKKLDVLLGVDSKLASSSLKVDITTKEISGYLPSVGGRGSDHLINSSLYDSPKQQNVQRSLESLYGVQRGSSSLWSNPVQLLGAYVQNSSHNVIDSSERPYSSVRNLQPSESWDYQPATVHGYQIASYRMAKDRSSDHLNNPMESSALRSPSLGVTNYRDSIAFSSRQKLHNGLSFGQASGLPNPAISRDSPLHSERSYYDFCTSGPAEIYSSSGNTKKYHSLPDMSGLSIPQRDLYISDKSSQWDSAGGYGSSVARTGYEPSLYPNFGSRTGAPLAFDELSPSKAYRDGFSSQWNSDTGSLWSRQPFEQFGVADKYRTVGSEGVGSRASSITQEATSVVDSEAKLLQSFRHCIVKLLKLEGSDWLFRQNDGADEDLIDRVAAREKLLYEAETREMNRSVHLGEPQYLSSDRKSASTMRNNDATFNNFLIYSVPHCGEGCIWRSDLIVSFGVWCIHRVLDLSLMESRPELWGKYTYVLNRLQGIVDVAFSKPRSPMTPCFCLEIPTNFQQKSSPPPVSNGMLPPASKPGRGKCTTAAVLLDIIKDVEIAISCRKGRTGTAAGDVAFPKGKENLASVLKRYKRRLSNKPVGAHEGSALRKVPTSAPYTS from the exons ATGGAAGCTGAGAGTTTTAATTCTAACCATCTTCTGGGTAGTCCTAATCGGCTACTTCCTGCTGTTGTACCTGTGCTTCTGATTTCAATTGGATATGTTGACCCTGGGAAGTGGGCAGCGACTGTTGAAGGTGGTGCACGGTTTGGGTCTGATCTGGTAGTGTTGATGCTTGTATTCAATTTTGCTGCTATTTTATGTCAATACCTGTCTGCTCGGATTGGCTTAGTCACTGGAAAAGATCTTGCACAG CAATATCAGGGATCAACAAACATTTCCAAGGATGCCTTGTGTCATAACCATTTTGTTGCCATCTTATGCGTCTTTAGCGGTATTTATCTGGTGAATTATGTGCTGATGGTCTCAGCGGCAAATGTATTTAACAGTACTGGCCTAGTCGTGCTTACTTTTCAGGAGGCAATTTCACTAATGGAACAG GTGTTTAGGATTCCCATAGCTCCCTTTGCCTATCtattggttttgtttttctcaaatcaaatcacatCATTAACCTGGAGTCTCTCTGGACGAGTAGTTTTGCAAGATTTCTTGAAGCTGGACATTCCTATTTGGCTTCATTGTGCTACAATTAGAGTTATTGCTGTTGTTCCAGCCCTTTACTGCGTGTGGAGTTCAGGATCTGATGGGATGTATCAACTGCTTATACTCACACAGGTGATAGTAGCTCTGCTACTTCCATCTTCTGTGATCCCCCTTTTCCGTGTTGCTGCATCAAGATCAATAATGGGTGTCTACAAAATTTCTCAGTTTGTGGAGTTTTTAGCCCTCATCACTTTTATTGGGATGCTAGGCTTGAAGCTTATGTTTGTGGTAGAAATGGCATTTGGAAATAGTGATTGGGTTGGAAATTTGAGGTGGAACATGGGGAGTAGCATGTCTTTCTCTTACATAGTTCTTCTTTTCACTGCTTGTGCGTCACTTTGTTTGATGCTTTGGCTATTAGCTACCCCATTAAAATCTGCAAGTGCTAAATTAGATGCTCAGGTGTGGAACTGGGATACGCCAAAGGCTGTACCTGATCCATCCACCGAGAGAGAGGAAACTGATTTAACTGGAGCTGGATATTATGGAGAGGCATCTGTTCAGATGCAAGAACCATCACCAGCCGAGGGGAAGGGTTTGCAGAGTCATTCAGACATACCAGTTGCAGATTTAGACCATAATTTGCCTGAAACTATTATGGAGCCTGATCAGGAGCTCCATTTGACTACTGTAGAGGAAAATCGTTCTAATGCTACATTTCCTAGCTCGCCCACATTTGGCCTGGAGGAATCTGGAACCACAGGAGAGTCAGTCCCTGTTTCAACCGTTTCTAGTGAGGTTTCTGATGTTAAATTGCTCGACTCTGGAACTGTGAAAACTGGATCAATGGACCCTGTGGAGAATGTTGAAATTGAGGGAGATCTACAAactgaaaaagatgatgatgaggGAGACACCTGGGAGGCTGAAGAATCATCTAAAGGGGTTTCTGGGAGCACCCAATCTTTGACATCTGAGGGTCCGGGATCATTTAGAAGTCTCAGTGGGAAAGGTGATGAAGGTGGGAGTGGTGCTGGAAGTCTTTCAAGATTAGCAGGATTGGGTCGTGCAGCAAGGCGTCAACTAGCACAAGTTCTTGATGAGTTTTGGGGTCAACTGTATGATTTCCATGGGCAAGCTACTCAAGAAGCGAAGGCTAAGAAACTGGATGTGTTGCTAGGGGTGGATTCTAAGCTTGCCTCTTCATCACTAAAAGTGGATATCACTACAAAGGAAATTTCTGGATACTTGCCATCTGTGGGAGGCAGGGGGTCTGATCATCTTATAAACTCAAGTCTATATGACTCTCCCAAGCAGCAGAATGTGCAAAGGAGCTTGGAGTCATTGTATGGGGTTCAAAGAGGATCTTCGTCGTTGTGGTCCAACCCCGTGCAGCTGTTGGGTGCATATGTGcagaattcaagccacaatgtCATCGACTCCAGCGAAAGGCCCTATTCTAGTGTGCGCAATCTACAACCTTCTGAAAGCTGGGATTATCAGCCGGCTACGGTACATGGTTATCAGATAGCATCCTATCGAATGGCTAAAGACAGAAGCTCTGATCACTTAAATAATCCAATGGAGTCTTCAGCCTTGAGATCCCCATCATTGGGTGTTACAAACTACAGAGATTCGATTGCATTTTCTTCAAGGCAAAAGTTGCACAATGGGTTAAGCTTTGGTCAGGCCTCCGGTTTACCAAACCCTGCAATATCCAGGGATAGTCCATTGCATTCTGAAAGATCATATTATGATTTCTGCACTTCTGGACCTGCTGAGATTTATTCAAGTTCAGGCAACACGAAAAAGTACCATAGCTTGCCAGACATGTCAGGGTTGTCAATCCCGCAGCGGGATTTATACATCTCTGATAAGAGTTCTCAATGGGACAGTGCTGGGGGATATGGATCCTCTGTTGCTAGAACAGGTTATGAACCATCCTTATATCCAAATTTTGGATCAAGAACAGGAGCCCCTTTGGCATTTGATGAACTGTCTCCATCAAAAGCTTACAGAGATGGTTTCTCCTCGCAGTGGAATTCTGACACTGGATCCCTCTGGTCTAGACAACCTTTTGAGCAGTTTGGTGTAGCTGATAAATATCGTACCGTTGGGAGCGAAGGAGTTGGAAGTAGGGCAAGTTCAATTACACAAGAAGCTACTTCTGTTGTGGATTCAGAGGCCAAACTTCTTCAATCTTTTAGACATTGCATTGTGAAGCTGTTGAAATTGGAAGGATCTGACTGGTTGTTTAGACAAAATGATGGGGCTGATGAGGATCTAATTGACCGCGTGGCTGCAAGGGAGAAACTCCTTTATGAAGCTGAAACTAGAGAGATGAATAGGTCGGTTCACTTGGGTGAGCCTCAGTATCTGTCTTCTGATAGGAAATCTGCTTCGACAATGAGGAATAACGATGCAACTTTCAACAACTTTTTGATCTACTCGGTTCCTCATTGCGGGGAGGGCTGTATTTGGAGATCGGATTTGATAGTAAGCTTTGGAGTCTGGTGCATCCACCGGGTTCTTGATCTTTCCCTTATGGAAAGCCGGCCAGAGCTATGGGGGAAGTATACTTATGTACTCAACCGTCTGCag GGAATCGTTGATGTGGCGTTTTCAAAACCTCGATCTCCAATGACCCCGTGCTTCTGCCTTGAAATCCCTACAAATTTCCAGCAGAAGTCAAGCCCTCCGCCTGTATCAAATGGAATGCTGCCCCCAGCCTCTAAACCGGGCAGGGGAAAATGCACAACTGCAGCAGTGCTTCTAGATATAATCAAGGATGTAGAGATTGCAATTTCTTGCAGAAAGGGCAGAACAGGAACCGCTGCCGGCGATGTGGCTTTCCCAAAGGGAAAAGAGAATCTGGCATCTGTCCTCAAACGTTACAAGCGTCGATTATCCAACAAACCTGTTGGTGCTCATGAGGGGTCTGCTCTACGAAAGGTTCCCACATCTGCTCCATATACCTCATag
- the LOC132162593 gene encoding ethylene-insensitive protein 2.1 isoform X1, which yields MEAESFNSNHLLGSPNRLLPAVVPVLLISIGYVDPGKWAATVEGGARFGSDLVVLMLVFNFAAILCQYLSARIGLVTGKDLAQICSDEYDKYTCIFIGVQTEVSVIALDLTMVLGLAHGLNLLFGWDLFTCVFLTAVNAVLFPLFAILLENNKAKFLCICTSGLILLSVVLGVVISQPEISLSMNGMLTKLSGESVYALMSLLGANIMPHNFFLHSSIVQQYQGSTNISKDALCHNHFVAILCVFSGIYLVNYVLMVSAANVFNSTGLVVLTFQEAISLMEQVFRIPIAPFAYLLVLFFSNQITSLTWSLSGRVVLQDFLKLDIPIWLHCATIRVIAVVPALYCVWSSGSDGMYQLLILTQVIVALLLPSSVIPLFRVAASRSIMGVYKISQFVEFLALITFIGMLGLKLMFVVEMAFGNSDWVGNLRWNMGSSMSFSYIVLLFTACASLCLMLWLLATPLKSASAKLDAQVWNWDTPKAVPDPSTEREETDLTGAGYYGEASVQMQEPSPAEGKGLQSHSDIPVADLDHNLPETIMEPDQELHLTTVEENRSNATFPSSPTFGLEESGTTGESVPVSTVSSEVSDVKLLDSGTVKTGSMDPVENVEIEGDLQTEKDDDEGDTWEAEESSKGVSGSTQSLTSEGPGSFRSLSGKGDEGGSGAGSLSRLAGLGRAARRQLAQVLDEFWGQLYDFHGQATQEAKAKKLDVLLGVDSKLASSSLKVDITTKEISGYLPSVGGRGSDHLINSSLYDSPKQQNVQRSLESLYGVQRGSSSLWSNPVQLLGAYVQNSSHNVIDSSERPYSSVRNLQPSESWDYQPATVHGYQIASYRMAKDRSSDHLNNPMESSALRSPSLGVTNYRDSIAFSSRQKLHNGLSFGQASGLPNPAISRDSPLHSERSYYDFCTSGPAEIYSSSGNTKKYHSLPDMSGLSIPQRDLYISDKSSQWDSAGGYGSSVARTGYEPSLYPNFGSRTGAPLAFDELSPSKAYRDGFSSQWNSDTGSLWSRQPFEQFGVADKYRTVGSEGVGSRASSITQEATSVVDSEAKLLQSFRHCIVKLLKLEGSDWLFRQNDGADEDLIDRVAAREKLLYEAETREMNRSVHLGEPQYLSSDRKSASTMRNNDATFNNFLIYSVPHCGEGCIWRSDLIVSFGVWCIHRVLDLSLMESRPELWGKYTYVLNRLQGIVDVAFSKPRSPMTPCFCLEIPTNFQQKSSPPPVSNGMLPPASKPGRGKCTTAAVLLDIIKDVEIAISCRKGRTGTAAGDVAFPKGKENLASVLKRYKRRLSNKPVGAHEGSALRKVPTSAPYTS from the exons ATGGAAGCTGAGAGTTTTAATTCTAACCATCTTCTGGGTAGTCCTAATCGGCTACTTCCTGCTGTTGTACCTGTGCTTCTGATTTCAATTGGATATGTTGACCCTGGGAAGTGGGCAGCGACTGTTGAAGGTGGTGCACGGTTTGGGTCTGATCTGGTAGTGTTGATGCTTGTATTCAATTTTGCTGCTATTTTATGTCAATACCTGTCTGCTCGGATTGGCTTAGTCACTGGAAAAGATCTTGCACAG ATTTGCAGTGATGAGTACGATAAGTATACGTGCATATTCATAGGAGTCCAAACGGAGGTTTCTGTGATTGCATTGGACCTTACCATG GTCCTTGGCCTTGCACATGGACTTAATCTTCTTTTTGGGTGGGACTTGTTCACTTGTGTCTTTTTGACTGCTGTCAATGCTGTTTTATTTCCACTTTTTGCCATCCTCCTG GAAAACAACAAGGCAAAGTTTCTGTGCATATGCACGTCAGGCCTTATTTTACTTTCTGTTGTTCTTGGAGTAGTCATCAGTCAACCAGAAATCTCGCTTTCAATGAATGGGATGCTAACAAAGTTAAGTGGGGAGAGTGTGTATGCACTTATGAGTCTTCTTGGGGCAAATATCATGCCTCATAacttctttcttcattcttctATTGTACAG CAATATCAGGGATCAACAAACATTTCCAAGGATGCCTTGTGTCATAACCATTTTGTTGCCATCTTATGCGTCTTTAGCGGTATTTATCTGGTGAATTATGTGCTGATGGTCTCAGCGGCAAATGTATTTAACAGTACTGGCCTAGTCGTGCTTACTTTTCAGGAGGCAATTTCACTAATGGAACAG GTGTTTAGGATTCCCATAGCTCCCTTTGCCTATCtattggttttgtttttctcaaatcaaatcacatCATTAACCTGGAGTCTCTCTGGACGAGTAGTTTTGCAAGATTTCTTGAAGCTGGACATTCCTATTTGGCTTCATTGTGCTACAATTAGAGTTATTGCTGTTGTTCCAGCCCTTTACTGCGTGTGGAGTTCAGGATCTGATGGGATGTATCAACTGCTTATACTCACACAGGTGATAGTAGCTCTGCTACTTCCATCTTCTGTGATCCCCCTTTTCCGTGTTGCTGCATCAAGATCAATAATGGGTGTCTACAAAATTTCTCAGTTTGTGGAGTTTTTAGCCCTCATCACTTTTATTGGGATGCTAGGCTTGAAGCTTATGTTTGTGGTAGAAATGGCATTTGGAAATAGTGATTGGGTTGGAAATTTGAGGTGGAACATGGGGAGTAGCATGTCTTTCTCTTACATAGTTCTTCTTTTCACTGCTTGTGCGTCACTTTGTTTGATGCTTTGGCTATTAGCTACCCCATTAAAATCTGCAAGTGCTAAATTAGATGCTCAGGTGTGGAACTGGGATACGCCAAAGGCTGTACCTGATCCATCCACCGAGAGAGAGGAAACTGATTTAACTGGAGCTGGATATTATGGAGAGGCATCTGTTCAGATGCAAGAACCATCACCAGCCGAGGGGAAGGGTTTGCAGAGTCATTCAGACATACCAGTTGCAGATTTAGACCATAATTTGCCTGAAACTATTATGGAGCCTGATCAGGAGCTCCATTTGACTACTGTAGAGGAAAATCGTTCTAATGCTACATTTCCTAGCTCGCCCACATTTGGCCTGGAGGAATCTGGAACCACAGGAGAGTCAGTCCCTGTTTCAACCGTTTCTAGTGAGGTTTCTGATGTTAAATTGCTCGACTCTGGAACTGTGAAAACTGGATCAATGGACCCTGTGGAGAATGTTGAAATTGAGGGAGATCTACAAactgaaaaagatgatgatgaggGAGACACCTGGGAGGCTGAAGAATCATCTAAAGGGGTTTCTGGGAGCACCCAATCTTTGACATCTGAGGGTCCGGGATCATTTAGAAGTCTCAGTGGGAAAGGTGATGAAGGTGGGAGTGGTGCTGGAAGTCTTTCAAGATTAGCAGGATTGGGTCGTGCAGCAAGGCGTCAACTAGCACAAGTTCTTGATGAGTTTTGGGGTCAACTGTATGATTTCCATGGGCAAGCTACTCAAGAAGCGAAGGCTAAGAAACTGGATGTGTTGCTAGGGGTGGATTCTAAGCTTGCCTCTTCATCACTAAAAGTGGATATCACTACAAAGGAAATTTCTGGATACTTGCCATCTGTGGGAGGCAGGGGGTCTGATCATCTTATAAACTCAAGTCTATATGACTCTCCCAAGCAGCAGAATGTGCAAAGGAGCTTGGAGTCATTGTATGGGGTTCAAAGAGGATCTTCGTCGTTGTGGTCCAACCCCGTGCAGCTGTTGGGTGCATATGTGcagaattcaagccacaatgtCATCGACTCCAGCGAAAGGCCCTATTCTAGTGTGCGCAATCTACAACCTTCTGAAAGCTGGGATTATCAGCCGGCTACGGTACATGGTTATCAGATAGCATCCTATCGAATGGCTAAAGACAGAAGCTCTGATCACTTAAATAATCCAATGGAGTCTTCAGCCTTGAGATCCCCATCATTGGGTGTTACAAACTACAGAGATTCGATTGCATTTTCTTCAAGGCAAAAGTTGCACAATGGGTTAAGCTTTGGTCAGGCCTCCGGTTTACCAAACCCTGCAATATCCAGGGATAGTCCATTGCATTCTGAAAGATCATATTATGATTTCTGCACTTCTGGACCTGCTGAGATTTATTCAAGTTCAGGCAACACGAAAAAGTACCATAGCTTGCCAGACATGTCAGGGTTGTCAATCCCGCAGCGGGATTTATACATCTCTGATAAGAGTTCTCAATGGGACAGTGCTGGGGGATATGGATCCTCTGTTGCTAGAACAGGTTATGAACCATCCTTATATCCAAATTTTGGATCAAGAACAGGAGCCCCTTTGGCATTTGATGAACTGTCTCCATCAAAAGCTTACAGAGATGGTTTCTCCTCGCAGTGGAATTCTGACACTGGATCCCTCTGGTCTAGACAACCTTTTGAGCAGTTTGGTGTAGCTGATAAATATCGTACCGTTGGGAGCGAAGGAGTTGGAAGTAGGGCAAGTTCAATTACACAAGAAGCTACTTCTGTTGTGGATTCAGAGGCCAAACTTCTTCAATCTTTTAGACATTGCATTGTGAAGCTGTTGAAATTGGAAGGATCTGACTGGTTGTTTAGACAAAATGATGGGGCTGATGAGGATCTAATTGACCGCGTGGCTGCAAGGGAGAAACTCCTTTATGAAGCTGAAACTAGAGAGATGAATAGGTCGGTTCACTTGGGTGAGCCTCAGTATCTGTCTTCTGATAGGAAATCTGCTTCGACAATGAGGAATAACGATGCAACTTTCAACAACTTTTTGATCTACTCGGTTCCTCATTGCGGGGAGGGCTGTATTTGGAGATCGGATTTGATAGTAAGCTTTGGAGTCTGGTGCATCCACCGGGTTCTTGATCTTTCCCTTATGGAAAGCCGGCCAGAGCTATGGGGGAAGTATACTTATGTACTCAACCGTCTGCag GGAATCGTTGATGTGGCGTTTTCAAAACCTCGATCTCCAATGACCCCGTGCTTCTGCCTTGAAATCCCTACAAATTTCCAGCAGAAGTCAAGCCCTCCGCCTGTATCAAATGGAATGCTGCCCCCAGCCTCTAAACCGGGCAGGGGAAAATGCACAACTGCAGCAGTGCTTCTAGATATAATCAAGGATGTAGAGATTGCAATTTCTTGCAGAAAGGGCAGAACAGGAACCGCTGCCGGCGATGTGGCTTTCCCAAAGGGAAAAGAGAATCTGGCATCTGTCCTCAAACGTTACAAGCGTCGATTATCCAACAAACCTGTTGGTGCTCATGAGGGGTCTGCTCTACGAAAGGTTCCCACATCTGCTCCATATACCTCATag
- the LOC132192174 gene encoding protein CNGC15b-like — translation MDFGRSGSVRFQDDLETAYCTPPKNSHFFRQNCGKETPDLCTKRSEKDARGKSFDGRELSRVFSEDYDVVDKIILDPRGPVVSKWNKIFLLACLISLFVDPLFLYLPVVKEEMCLDVNLSLEVSLTVIRSLVDAFYIVQIFVRFRTAYVAPSSRVFGRGELVIDPSKIASTYLRQEFWLDLIAAVPLPQVMLWAAIPCIRDSEMTPSSIVLRSLIIFQYLSRLYLIFPLSYQIVKANGVLMETAWAGAAYNLMLYMLASHVLGSCWYLLSVQRQEECWKKVCSLQPQDCQHGLFYCHRANNPSRAAWLKTSNISTLCGAGSDFFQFGIYGDALTFRVAATSFLNKYYYCLWWGLRNLSSLGQNLSTSTYIGEINFAVIVAILGLVLFALLIGNMQTYLQSTTVRLEEWRIRRTDTEQWMHHRQLPHGLKQSVRRYDQYRWVATRGVDEEAILKDLPMDLRRDIKRHLCLDLVRQVSLFDQMDDRMLDAICERLKPSLCTPGTCLVREGDPVNEMLFIVRGHLDSYTTNGGRTGFFNSCRIGPGDFCGEELLTWALDPRPNVVLPSSTRTVEAITEVEAFALIAEDLKFVAAQFRRLHSKQIRHTFRFHSHQWRTWAACFIQAAWFRYKRRKEAAELKKMESLMASMPASALEHSASLPSRSSSEFTTYAARLAASIRRGGSKRCTSEFDILSSLQKPVEPNFTVEDR, via the exons ATGGATTTTGGTAGATCAGGATCTGTAAG ATTTCAAGATGATCTTGAAACTGCATACTGCACACCACCCAAAAATAGTCATTTCTTCAGGCAAAATTGTGGTAAAGAGACGCCTGATCTTTGCACAAAGAGGTCTGAGAAAGATGCAAGAGGCAAGTCCTTTGATGGAAGAGAACTTTCCAGAGTCTTCTCTGAGGATTATGATGTGGTGGATAAAATAATATTGGATCCCCGGGGGCCTGTTGTAAGCAAATGGAACAAAATCTTCTTACTGGCCTGTTTGATTTCTCTTTTCGTGGATCCCCTGTTTTTGTACTTACCAGTGGTTAAGGAAGAGATGTGCCTTGATGTTAATCTATCCCTTGAAGTATCCCTCACAGTAATTCGGTCACTGGTTGATGCATTTTACATTGTTCAGATTTTTGTTCGGTTTCGAACGGCTTATGTTGCTCCTTCCTCTCGAGTATTTGGGAGAGGAGAGCTTGTTATTGACCCTTCAAAGATCGCTTCAACATACCTTCGTCAAGAGTTTTGGCTTGACCTTATTGCTGCAGTACCCCTTCCACAG GTGATGCTTTGGGCTGCAATCCCATGTATTAGAGATTCGGAAATGACCCCTTCAAGTATTGTTCTTCGTTCCCTTATCATTTTCCAGTACCTTTCGAGGCTATATCTTATCTTTCCCCTCTCATATCAAATTGTCAAGGCCAATGGGGTTCTGATGGAAACAGCATGGGCTGGAGCAGCATATAATCTGATGCTGTATATGTTGGCAAGTCAT GTTTTAGGATCTTGTTGGTACCTATTGTCTGTTCAACGACAAGAAGAATGCTGGAAGAAAGTTTGCAGTCTTCAACCCCAAGATTGCCAACATGGGCTATTTTACTGCCATCGAGCGAATAACCCTAGTAGAGCCGCTTGGTTGAAAACAAGCAATATCTCAACTTTATGTGGGGCAGGAAGTGACTTCTTTCAGTTTGGTATATATGGTGATGCATTGACTTTTAGAGTTGCAGCCACAAGTTTCTTGAACAAGTACTATTACTGTCTTTGGTGGGGCCTGAGAAATCTAAG CTCTTTGGGACAGAATCTCTCCACAAGCACTTATATTGGAGAAATAAATTTTGCTGTTATCGTTGCGATTCTTGGATTGGTGCTTTTCGCTCTGCTTATAGGGAACATGCAG acGTACCTCCAATCCACCACAGTGCGACTGGAAGAGTGGAGGATTAGGAGGACAGATACAGAACAATGGATGCATCACAGGCAGCTACCACATGGTTTGAAGCAGAGCGTGAGAAGGTATGATCAATACAGATGGGTTGCAACTCGGGGAGTTGATGAGGAAGCTATTCTTAAGGACCTTCCAATGGATCTTAGACGAGATATCAAACGCCACCTCTGTCTTGATCTAGTTCGACAA GTATCACTTTTTGATCAGATGGATGATAGGATGCTAGACGCCATTTGTGAAAGGCTGAAACCTTCCCTATGTACTCCGGGCACTTGCCTAGTTCGTGAGGGTGATCCTGTAAATGAGATGCTTTTCATTGTCCGAGGCCACTTAGATTCTTACACCACCAATGGTGGCCGCACCGGGTTCTTCAATTCATGTCGCATTGGCCCAG gTGACTTCTGTGGTGAGGAGTTGCTAACCTGGGCCTTAGACCCTCGTCCCAATGTTGTGCTTCCCTCATCTACACGCACAGTGGAAGCTATCACAGAAGTTGAAGCTTTTGCTCTCATTGCTGAGGACTTAAAGTTTGTAGCGGCCCAATTCCGAAGACTACACAGCAAGCAAATCAGACACACATTTAGGTTTCACTCGCACCAATGGAGGACATGGGCTGCTTGCTTTATACAAGCAGCTTGGTTTCGTTATAAGAGACGGAAAGAAGCAGCTGAGCTCAAGAAGATGGAAAGTCTAATGGCCTCTATGCCTGCATCTGCACTGGAACATAGTGCTTCATTGCCCTCGCGCAGCTCATCAGAGTTTACAACATATGCAGCAAGACTAGCAGCAAGCATTAGGAGAGGAGGAAGCAAGCGGTGTACATCGGAATTTGACATCCTAAGCTCATTACAGAAGCCGGTTGAACCCA